The following coding sequences are from one Deltaproteobacteria bacterium window:
- the coaD gene encoding pantetheine-phosphate adenylyltransferase, with protein sequence MRVIAGSAKGRRLKTTAGRATRPTADRVKEAMFSIVCSRFELAETAVLDLFAGSGALGIEALSRGARRAVFVEAGHAAARALRANLEACGFGDRSRLLPLSAPAALRRLAREGARFEGALLDPPYSKGLVAATLAQLASAAIVRPGGWVLVEHHCDEPPPAEPWPYLTPTHRYGKTGVSILRVPEEPSDHIMPRIAVYPGSFDPITNGHLDIVRRTLQVFDKVVVAVAYNPHKDVALFSAAERVDMIREALTDLAERVIADSFHGLLVDYCDRVGATVVIRGLRAVSDFETEFQMALMNRHLNGRVETFFMTASEAYFYTASRLVKEVAALGGDVRALVPPVVFRRLQARNQEQQPKR encoded by the coding sequence ATGAGGGTGATCGCCGGGAGTGCCAAAGGCCGGCGCTTGAAAACTACCGCCGGGCGCGCCACTCGCCCGACTGCCGATCGGGTGAAGGAGGCGATGTTCAGCATCGTTTGCAGCCGCTTCGAGCTGGCGGAGACGGCGGTGCTGGATCTCTTCGCCGGCAGCGGAGCTTTGGGAATCGAGGCCCTCAGCCGCGGCGCCCGCCGCGCCGTCTTCGTCGAGGCGGGGCATGCGGCGGCGCGGGCGCTGCGCGCCAACCTCGAGGCCTGCGGATTCGGTGATCGCTCGCGCTTGCTGCCGCTTTCCGCCCCCGCCGCCCTGCGGCGCCTGGCGCGTGAAGGAGCCCGCTTCGAGGGCGCCCTGCTCGATCCGCCTTACTCCAAGGGGCTGGTGGCGGCGACATTGGCTCAGCTCGCCTCCGCCGCCATCGTCCGGCCCGGTGGTTGGGTGCTGGTCGAGCACCACTGTGATGAGCCGCCCCCGGCCGAGCCCTGGCCGTATTTGACGCCAACCCATCGCTATGGGAAGACGGGCGTGAGCATACTGCGCGTGCCCGAGGAGCCGAGCGATCACATCATGCCGCGAATAGCCGTATACCCTGGTTCATTTGATCCCATTACCAATGGCCACCTCGACATTGTGCGCCGCACGCTGCAGGTGTTCGACAAGGTCGTAGTCGCGGTGGCCTACAACCCTCACAAGGATGTCGCCTTGTTCTCTGCCGCCGAGCGCGTGGATATGATCCGCGAGGCGCTCACCGACCTCGCCGAGCGCGTGATTGCCGATAGCTTCCATGGGCTGCTGGTGGATTACTGCGACCGCGTCGGCGCCACCGTTGTGATCCGCGGCTTGCGGGCGGTCTCTGACTTCGAGACCGAATTCCAGATGGCGCTGATGAATCGCCACCTCAACGGCCGCGTCGAAACGTTTTTCATGACCGCCAGCGAAGCCTACTTTTACACCGCCTCGCGCCTGGTTAAGGAAGTGGCGGCGCTCGGCGGCGATGTCCGTGCGCTGGTGCCGCCGGTGGTGTTCCGGCGGTTGCAGGCCAGGAACCAGGAACAGCAGCCGAAGCGGTAG
- a CDS encoding pyridoxal phosphate-dependent aminotransferase: protein MNLSERVRAIKPSATLAVTEQATALRAKGIEVIDFGAGEPDFDTPENIKQAAVRAVQAGQTKYTAVGGTAALKQAIVTKLKRDNALTYDVSEVIASCGGKHALYVAFQALFGPGDEVIVPAPYWVSYPDMLALAGARARIVATKMAAGFKLTAAELEAAVTPATRAVILNSPSNPAGVAYGDAELQDLTDVIAQHNLFVISDDVYEMMVYGGFRCGQVLRVRPALRERTLIVNSVSKTYAMTGWRVGYSAGPSALIKAMATLQGQMTSNPSSIAQAAAAEALAGPQESVPLMMREFEQRRQFVVSGLNVIPGVHCPLPQGAFYVFPNVAAYLAPAGDGPKSGDDLAAYLLKAARVAVVGGTDFGYPEHIRISYATSLENLRTGLERMTEALAKLKARI from the coding sequence ATGAATCTGAGCGAGCGCGTGCGCGCGATCAAGCCCTCGGCAACGCTGGCGGTGACTGAACAGGCCACCGCCCTGCGGGCGAAGGGGATCGAAGTGATCGACTTCGGCGCCGGGGAGCCCGACTTCGATACCCCGGAAAACATCAAGCAGGCGGCGGTGCGAGCGGTGCAGGCCGGCCAGACCAAGTACACCGCCGTCGGCGGCACCGCGGCACTCAAGCAGGCGATCGTCACCAAGCTCAAGCGCGACAACGCCCTCACTTACGACGTCAGCGAAGTCATCGCCAGCTGCGGCGGCAAGCACGCGCTCTACGTCGCCTTCCAGGCGCTCTTCGGACCCGGCGACGAAGTCATCGTGCCGGCGCCGTACTGGGTGAGCTACCCCGACATGCTGGCGCTGGCGGGCGCGCGCGCGCGCATCGTGGCGACGAAGATGGCCGCTGGATTCAAGCTGACTGCCGCCGAACTCGAGGCCGCCGTCACTCCGGCCACTCGCGCGGTGATTCTCAATAGCCCGAGCAACCCGGCCGGGGTGGCTTATGGCGACGCCGAATTGCAAGACCTGACTGATGTGATCGCGCAGCACAACCTGTTCGTCATCAGCGACGACGTCTACGAGATGATGGTCTACGGCGGCTTCCGCTGCGGTCAGGTCCTGCGCGTGCGGCCGGCGCTGCGCGAGCGCACGTTGATCGTCAACTCGGTGTCCAAGACCTACGCCATGACCGGCTGGCGCGTCGGCTACAGCGCCGGGCCGAGCGCGTTGATCAAAGCCATGGCCACCTTGCAGGGGCAGATGACCTCGAACCCGTCGTCGATTGCCCAGGCCGCTGCCGCCGAGGCTCTGGCCGGGCCGCAGGAATCGGTGCCGCTAATGATGCGCGAGTTCGAGCAACGGCGCCAGTTCGTGGTCAGCGGCCTCAATGTCATCCCGGGCGTGCACTGCCCGCTACCGCAAGGCGCCTTTTACGTCTTTCCCAACGTCGCGGCGTATCTTGCGCCCGCCGGCGACGGGCCGAAAAGCGGCGACGACTTGGCCGCCTACCTGCTCAAGGCCGCCCGCGTCGCGGTCGTCGGCGGCACCGACTTCGGTTACCCGGAACACATCCGGATCTCTTACGCCACCTCGTTGGAGAACCTGCGCACCGGCCTCGAGCGCATGACCGAGGCGCTGGCGAAACTGAAGGCGCGAATCTGA
- a CDS encoding DGQHR domain-containing protein: MITVPAMRLHQFGVEFYQAILGVSDVQKLVRFEVLSYSGDGRTAGKRPVKTGRAGKINWDVLEQKIAHSEEAYQRPLIQKKIAELMDYFVQCSETGNLPAVPGAVLLTSDRRLDFVPVSSHRILGVLQLPPVEGALRALDGQHRLLAIHQLAEQRPLENVQVPAVIFDRLAPDQVVELFVTINAKHTKLNPSHLISLSGRRLYPDKALAASHDIIRALAESKESPLHGEIKLFGVGAGRVAQAPLADELKGVFAALDAFGGRPAEQFRDNAPKFFLSYFKQIARVFEKAWHSKRYSIKTATALRAFLRVVPDVLGAVRQAGADPFEAAAIHAAIAPWADYLGDARFETEGEWRIKLAGGTRGSVDVLARELRSALRTVSG; this comes from the coding sequence ATGATCACCGTACCCGCTATGCGGCTGCACCAGTTCGGCGTCGAGTTCTACCAGGCGATCTTGGGCGTGAGCGACGTGCAAAAGCTGGTGCGCTTCGAGGTGCTCAGCTACAGCGGCGACGGCCGCACGGCCGGTAAGCGGCCGGTCAAGACCGGCCGAGCCGGAAAGATCAACTGGGATGTGCTGGAGCAGAAGATCGCCCACAGCGAAGAGGCCTACCAGCGGCCGCTGATCCAGAAGAAGATCGCCGAGCTGATGGATTACTTCGTCCAGTGCTCGGAGACCGGGAACTTGCCGGCGGTGCCGGGAGCGGTGCTGCTCACCTCCGATCGCCGGCTCGACTTCGTGCCGGTCAGCTCGCATCGCATCCTCGGCGTCCTGCAGCTGCCGCCGGTGGAAGGTGCGTTGCGTGCCCTCGACGGGCAACACCGCTTGCTCGCCATTCACCAGCTCGCCGAGCAACGGCCGTTGGAGAACGTGCAGGTGCCGGCGGTGATTTTCGATCGACTCGCCCCCGACCAGGTTGTCGAGTTGTTCGTGACCATCAACGCCAAGCACACCAAGCTCAACCCATCGCACCTGATCAGTCTTTCAGGCCGCCGCCTCTATCCCGATAAAGCGCTGGCCGCCAGCCACGACATCATTCGTGCCCTGGCCGAGAGCAAGGAGTCGCCACTGCACGGCGAGATCAAGCTCTTCGGTGTGGGCGCCGGCCGGGTGGCGCAGGCGCCGCTGGCGGACGAGCTGAAGGGCGTCTTCGCCGCACTCGACGCCTTCGGGGGCCGCCCGGCGGAGCAATTCCGCGATAACGCTCCCAAGTTCTTCCTCAGCTACTTCAAGCAGATCGCCCGAGTGTTCGAGAAGGCGTGGCACAGCAAGCGTTACAGCATCAAGACCGCCACTGCGTTGCGGGCCTTCTTGCGCGTGGTGCCCGACGTTCTCGGCGCCGTGCGCCAGGCCGGCGCTGATCCTTTCGAGGCGGCCGCGATTCATGCGGCGATAGCCCCGTGGGCCGATTACCTCGGCGATGCGCGCTTCGAGACCGAAGGCGAGTGGCGTATCAAGTTGGCCGGCGGCACCCGCGGCAGCGTCGATGTACTCGCACGCGAACTACGTTCCGCGCTGCGCACGGTGTCGGGCTGA
- a CDS encoding carboxylesterase family protein: MPAKRPVAVSLLLSCALALGACKRGDTETRPPDPATRRLTRSGEVIGFQGQYGSHVWLGLPFAQPPVGERRWRAPAPPQSWTGSREAVQYGSSCPQFASTFGGVSGARPGTPVGSEDCLYLNVYAPRFSASALPAGAQRLPVMVWIHGGGNTIGEGAFYNGGNLAVTHNVIVITVNYRLGPFGWFRHPALRGQGTSDDERSGNFGTLDLIRALEWVRENAEAFGGDPGNVTIFGESAGGVNVYSLLLSPRARGLFHRAVVQSGGLHLRQVAEAEHFSDDAAPGDPNSSNEMLLRLLLAEKRAPDRAAAKSQLAAMSKAEVEAYLRGKTQRAILTAYTPMPGVGMISMPLVFRDGAVLPQEEPLPQLGRSGGYNPVPVMIGTNRDENKLFLFPDRTRVRRWLWLFYRLRDERWYNLSAEYLSKMWKATGADEPAAALAALPGQSVFVYRFDWDEEPALFGADLSTMLGAAHGFEIPFVFGHFDLGRAANMIFSEDNEPGRRALSSQMMSYWAQFAYTGAPGRGRDGELPEWPAWGASNPTTPKFIVFDTPAGGGLRMSSDTVTRASVLAAVDGDSRLSTPRQRCMIFRELANWSRGLSKNDYPNAGRSGCAEYPFDTYPWPE; the protein is encoded by the coding sequence ATGCCGGCAAAGCGCCCCGTGGCTGTAAGTTTGTTGCTTAGCTGTGCGCTCGCCCTGGGCGCGTGCAAGCGCGGCGATACCGAAACCCGGCCGCCCGACCCGGCGACGCGCCGGCTCACACGCTCGGGCGAAGTGATCGGGTTCCAAGGACAGTACGGCAGCCACGTCTGGCTGGGGTTGCCGTTTGCGCAGCCGCCGGTGGGCGAGCGGCGCTGGCGGGCGCCGGCACCGCCGCAGTCGTGGACCGGTAGCCGCGAGGCCGTGCAGTACGGCTCGTCGTGCCCGCAATTTGCCAGCACCTTCGGCGGCGTCAGCGGTGCCCGCCCGGGCACACCGGTGGGCAGCGAGGACTGTCTCTACCTCAACGTCTACGCCCCCCGCTTCAGTGCCAGCGCGCTGCCCGCCGGGGCGCAGCGGTTGCCGGTGATGGTTTGGATCCACGGCGGCGGCAATACCATCGGCGAGGGCGCCTTCTACAACGGCGGCAACCTCGCCGTAACTCACAATGTCATCGTCATCACTGTTAATTATCGCCTGGGCCCATTTGGCTGGTTTCGCCACCCCGCCCTTCGCGGCCAAGGCACGAGCGACGATGAACGCTCCGGCAACTTCGGTACACTCGATCTGATTCGCGCGCTCGAATGGGTGCGGGAAAATGCCGAAGCCTTCGGCGGTGATCCCGGCAACGTCACCATCTTCGGCGAATCGGCCGGCGGTGTGAACGTGTACAGCCTGCTCTTGTCCCCCAGGGCACGCGGATTGTTCCACCGTGCCGTGGTTCAAAGCGGCGGGCTGCATCTGCGCCAGGTCGCCGAGGCCGAGCACTTCAGTGACGACGCCGCGCCGGGGGACCCGAACAGCTCCAACGAGATGCTCTTGCGTCTGCTGCTTGCAGAAAAGCGGGCGCCGGATCGTGCTGCCGCGAAGTCACAGCTGGCGGCGATGAGCAAAGCTGAGGTCGAGGCTTATCTGCGGGGCAAAACCCAGCGGGCAATCCTCACGGCCTACACACCCATGCCGGGCGTCGGCATGATCAGCATGCCGCTGGTGTTCCGTGACGGGGCGGTCTTGCCGCAGGAAGAGCCTTTACCGCAGCTCGGGCGCAGCGGCGGCTACAACCCGGTGCCGGTAATGATCGGCACCAACCGCGACGAGAACAAGCTGTTTCTGTTTCCCGATCGCACCCGGGTGCGACGCTGGTTGTGGCTCTTCTACCGCTTGCGCGACGAGCGCTGGTACAACCTCAGCGCCGAGTACCTGTCGAAGATGTGGAAGGCCACCGGCGCCGACGAGCCGGCAGCGGCGTTGGCGGCGTTGCCGGGGCAAAGCGTGTTCGTCTACCGCTTCGACTGGGACGAAGAGCCGGCGCTCTTCGGGGCTGATCTCTCCACCATGCTGGGCGCGGCCCACGGCTTCGAGATCCCGTTCGTGTTTGGTCACTTCGACCTCGGCCGGGCGGCCAACATGATTTTCTCCGAAGACAACGAACCCGGCCGCCGTGCCCTCAGCTCGCAGATGATGTCGTACTGGGCGCAGTTCGCTTACACTGGCGCACCCGGTAGGGGCCGTGACGGCGAGTTGCCGGAATGGCCGGCGTGGGGGGCATCGAACCCCACTACTCCCAAGTTCATCGTCTTCGACACGCCTGCCGGCGGCGGCTTGCGCATGTCCTCCGATACCGTGACGCGCGCCAGCGTGCTGGCAGCGGTGGACGGCGATTCCCGCTTGTCGACCCCGCGCCAGCGCTGCATGATCTTCCGCGAGCTGGCCAACTGGTCTCGCGGCTTGTCCAAGAACGATTACCCCAACGCCGGCCGCAGCGGCTGCGCCGAGTATCCCTTCGACACTTATCCGTGGCCCGAGTGA
- a CDS encoding HAMP domain-containing protein, translating into MQPDRPNQQQRRPEVVAARAHQAPARLQIGSNRLRSLAVLVTGGVLAIGALCAGNGARRIGETFPGFLVLHNRIVVSIGRPQWSLEKTARILFAEVVGIENHPLAEAAELQVHAAKLPNDTAVSYRFRKQAEVFAEVVAARVFTVADYLSVYGSYFAAGVCFALAGLWVVLRVDALAPAVIAFFVFCQACALVLLTGGDLYGPYWFTPLYFTAFSFSPAALLHLAGSFPEPIGIQSRWRRVALGLLYAGALALALVFHLMRHDPSLFLPLLYTVYLLLANALFLYLARLLLSRSTIGDGRQRSAINRALLAVLLSGLVAGVIFVTYPALRGPVSPLLLVWPLVIFPVFTAGALVQVRSGQAQGQSLRLRLSLLFLGAVETAFLIGVALFWLNTSRDRLLDDFTLNHQQQARVERFLEGTPGAALHHLGAVAALLETVDEQSQVEAASAAVRQANWPAARGAIEQLRQRYHRREAQLHARRKWIDRGAAALVIGLIVTGLAQSLTFMVAVGRWLIQPINQLTVATGVLATGDLRHRVELGSADEFARLAESVNAMAHSLGEIQQQVDVAQEQHRRAAGAARASERHRLARALHDTVLQDLIAVKLGLEIAGKQGSSLQPMVEQLMRLIGDLRRVVDELRPPDLGEASLAEAVTAHAQVLARGHNVALRVDIPPHISVPDWATRDVYRIAQESLANAVRHGAPKLIAIRLYRNGGETVLEVSDDGAGFELSKAMMGSGILGMRERAAALGAELKIITAPGQGTTVRLVLPPVRSEPWRYAEE; encoded by the coding sequence GTGCAACCAGATCGCCCCAACCAACAACAGCGCCGCCCCGAGGTTGTAGCTGCTCGCGCGCATCAGGCACCAGCGCGCCTGCAAATCGGCAGCAATCGCCTTCGCTCGCTGGCGGTGCTGGTTACCGGCGGCGTCTTGGCCATCGGTGCGCTCTGCGCCGGCAACGGCGCCCGCCGGATCGGGGAGACCTTCCCGGGCTTCCTGGTCTTGCACAATCGCATCGTGGTCTCGATCGGCCGCCCGCAGTGGTCACTGGAGAAGACCGCGCGGATCTTGTTTGCCGAAGTCGTCGGAATCGAGAATCACCCGCTGGCGGAGGCGGCCGAACTGCAAGTCCACGCCGCCAAGCTGCCCAACGACACTGCGGTATCGTACCGCTTCCGCAAGCAGGCCGAGGTTTTCGCCGAGGTGGTTGCCGCCAGGGTCTTCACCGTTGCCGATTACTTGTCGGTGTACGGCTCGTATTTCGCCGCCGGCGTCTGCTTTGCGCTGGCGGGGCTGTGGGTGGTGCTGCGCGTCGATGCGCTGGCGCCGGCGGTCATCGCCTTCTTCGTCTTCTGCCAAGCCTGCGCGCTGGTGCTGCTGACCGGCGGCGATCTTTACGGCCCGTATTGGTTCACGCCGCTCTACTTCACTGCCTTCAGCTTCAGCCCGGCGGCGCTGTTGCACCTGGCCGGCAGCTTCCCCGAGCCGATCGGCATTCAGTCGCGCTGGCGTCGTGTCGCTCTGGGGCTGCTCTATGCCGGCGCGCTCGCGCTTGCGCTCGTCTTCCACCTCATGCGCCATGACCCCTCGCTCTTCCTGCCGCTGCTGTACACAGTGTATCTGCTGCTCGCAAATGCCCTCTTTCTCTATTTGGCGCGCCTGTTGCTGAGCCGCTCGACCATCGGCGACGGCCGGCAGCGCTCCGCCATCAACCGCGCGCTGCTGGCGGTGCTGTTGTCGGGCTTGGTCGCCGGCGTGATCTTCGTGACCTATCCGGCTCTGCGCGGGCCGGTATCACCGCTGCTGCTGGTCTGGCCGCTGGTGATCTTTCCGGTGTTCACGGCCGGTGCGCTGGTGCAGGTGCGGTCCGGCCAGGCCCAAGGCCAGTCGCTGCGGCTGCGCTTGTCTTTGCTGTTCCTCGGTGCGGTCGAGACCGCGTTCCTGATCGGGGTCGCGCTGTTTTGGCTTAACACCAGCCGTGATCGACTGCTTGACGACTTCACCCTCAACCACCAGCAACAGGCGCGGGTCGAGCGTTTCCTCGAGGGCACGCCGGGAGCCGCGCTTCACCACCTCGGTGCGGTCGCGGCGCTGCTGGAGACCGTCGACGAGCAGAGCCAAGTGGAAGCAGCGAGCGCGGCCGTGCGCCAGGCTAACTGGCCTGCGGCTCGGGGCGCCATCGAGCAGTTGCGCCAGCGCTACCACCGGCGCGAGGCCCAGCTCCACGCGCGCCGCAAGTGGATCGATCGCGGTGCCGCCGCCCTGGTGATCGGCTTGATTGTGACCGGGCTGGCACAGTCGCTCACCTTCATGGTCGCGGTCGGCCGCTGGCTCATCCAACCCATCAACCAGCTCACGGTTGCCACCGGCGTGTTGGCAACCGGTGATCTGCGCCACCGCGTCGAGCTCGGCAGCGCCGACGAGTTCGCCCGTCTGGCCGAGTCGGTCAACGCCATGGCGCATTCGCTCGGTGAGATTCAGCAACAGGTGGACGTGGCGCAGGAGCAACACCGCCGCGCCGCCGGTGCCGCGCGCGCCAGCGAGCGGCACCGCCTGGCGCGGGCGCTGCACGACACCGTGCTGCAGGATCTCATCGCGGTGAAATTAGGGCTGGAGATCGCCGGCAAACAGGGCAGCTCGCTCCAGCCCATGGTCGAGCAGCTGATGCGCCTGATCGGTGATCTGCGCCGGGTGGTGGACGAGCTGCGTCCGCCTGATCTAGGCGAAGCTTCTTTGGCCGAGGCGGTGACAGCCCACGCACAAGTGCTCGCGCGCGGCCATAACGTGGCCTTGCGTGTCGACATCCCGCCGCACATCAGCGTGCCGGACTGGGCTACCCGTGATGTCTACCGCATCGCACAGGAGTCGCTCGCCAATGCCGTACGCCACGGGGCGCCAAAACTCATTGCCATCCGGCTCTATCGCAACGGCGGCGAAACCGTCCTCGAAGTATCGGACGACGGCGCCGGTTTCGAGCTATCCAAGGCGATGATGGGCAGCGGCATTCTCGGAATGCGCGAGCGTGCCGCCGCCCTCGGGGCAGAGCTGAAGATCATCACCGCCCCCGGCCAAGGCACCACCGTACGCCTGGTGTTACCGCCAGTGCGGTCTGAGCCGTGGCGCTACGCCGAAGAGTAG
- the lnt gene encoding apolipoprotein N-acyltransferase, producing the protein MRAQGWREACAGGAVFGAAVALAAHAPWVAAAGRLYFGLGPWLAAVAATALAVGCGAVYGSVLGAMLRCALCSRPAGLAAIAVGAAWAAWESLTTALFPYYPWAGLAATQTDLPTLQLVSVAGQGALSAVIAGAGACFGLAGRAGERGPALRRAAAGAAIVVAVAGFGHLRLECAAPAAAPACTVAAVDASISSGELRLPEVLDRYEAASRAALAPMPAAVVWPESAVPGYPEVDVVLQERLRKLAGGWAVVLIAGGARVSWTSTWQPTVFNSVYRIANSEPIETYDKRMLVPFAESWPLPLVPRPQWLLAQEVAPGTQPRLFRAAQCRLGVLVCFEVEQAVLARESVELGADALLVLSNDAQLPPQAVALELAQARLRAVETGVPVLRAANRGISAAIDRYGRVTEQARGAVLTTTVPPATRAPASWLGPWWLAACWVTSALAVASMLFAQRRRPAGRSGQTLPKLSS; encoded by the coding sequence ATGCGCGCGCAAGGCTGGCGTGAGGCCTGCGCCGGCGGTGCAGTCTTCGGCGCCGCTGTGGCGCTCGCGGCGCATGCGCCATGGGTCGCTGCTGCGGGGCGCTTGTACTTCGGTCTGGGGCCGTGGCTAGCAGCGGTCGCCGCCACAGCTCTTGCCGTGGGTTGCGGCGCCGTCTACGGCTCGGTACTCGGCGCGATGCTGCGCTGCGCGCTCTGCAGCCGGCCGGCGGGGCTGGCAGCGATCGCAGTGGGCGCGGCGTGGGCGGCGTGGGAATCGCTCACCACCGCACTGTTCCCCTACTATCCCTGGGCCGGGCTGGCGGCGACCCAAACTGATCTGCCGACACTGCAACTGGTGAGCGTGGCGGGCCAAGGCGCCCTGAGCGCAGTGATCGCCGGCGCCGGCGCATGCTTCGGGCTCGCCGGGCGCGCCGGCGAGCGCGGCCCAGCGTTACGCCGAGCAGCCGCGGGCGCCGCCATCGTCGTCGCGGTCGCCGGCTTCGGGCATCTGCGGCTCGAATGCGCTGCGCCCGCGGCCGCGCCGGCTTGTACGGTCGCAGCCGTTGACGCCAGCATCTCCTCAGGCGAGCTGCGACTGCCGGAGGTGCTTGATCGCTACGAGGCAGCCAGTCGGGCGGCACTCGCCCCAATGCCGGCGGCGGTGGTTTGGCCGGAGTCGGCAGTACCGGGGTATCCTGAAGTCGACGTAGTTCTCCAGGAGCGCCTGCGAAAGCTGGCCGGAGGCTGGGCCGTGGTGCTCATAGCGGGCGGTGCGCGGGTAAGCTGGACTTCGACGTGGCAGCCAACCGTGTTCAATTCGGTGTATCGGATCGCCAACTCAGAGCCGATCGAGACGTACGACAAGCGAATGCTGGTACCGTTTGCCGAGTCCTGGCCGTTGCCATTGGTGCCCCGACCGCAGTGGTTGTTGGCCCAAGAGGTGGCGCCCGGCACGCAGCCGCGCCTGTTTCGCGCCGCTCAGTGTCGTCTGGGCGTGCTGGTTTGCTTCGAGGTCGAGCAGGCGGTGCTGGCGCGCGAGTCCGTCGAGCTGGGTGCTGATGCGTTGCTGGTGCTCAGCAACGACGCTCAGCTTCCGCCGCAAGCCGTGGCCTTGGAGCTGGCGCAGGCGCGGCTGCGTGCGGTGGAAACCGGGGTGCCGGTGCTGCGAGCGGCCAACCGCGGAATCAGCGCGGCGATCGACCGCTATGGGCGCGTAACCGAGCAAGCTCGGGGAGCGGTGCTAACCACGACAGTGCCGCCGGCGACGCGCGCACCGGCCTCGTGGCTCGGGCCTTGGTGGCTAGCAGCCTGCTGGGTCACCAGCGCGCTGGCAGTAGCCTCGATGTTGTTTGCTCAACGACGGCGCCCGGCGGGACGCTCCGGACAAACGTTGCCGAAGCTATCGAGTTGA
- a CDS encoding response regulator transcription factor, with translation MAITVFVVDDHVLVRNAVAQVIKLEADLEVIGEGSGTADTVEAVRRLQPSVVVLDLEMPVIRGADFIGMITDGSAKIRTLVCSMHASYGYVAEALRRGADGYVLKSSPSTLLLEGIRAVAMGKAFIDPALQSEVLRMVQSGGPRSAPKDLSAREIEVLRLVAEGLSNEEIAQRTQQSLETVKLRMRRAFQKLGATDRTHAVALALRQNLIQ, from the coding sequence ATGGCGATCACGGTATTTGTAGTCGATGACCATGTGCTGGTGCGCAACGCCGTCGCACAGGTCATCAAGCTCGAGGCCGACCTCGAGGTGATCGGTGAGGGCTCGGGCACGGCTGACACGGTTGAAGCCGTGCGGCGCTTGCAGCCGAGCGTGGTGGTGTTGGATCTCGAGATGCCCGTGATTCGGGGTGCGGACTTCATCGGCATGATCACCGACGGTTCGGCAAAGATTCGCACCCTGGTGTGTTCGATGCACGCTTCGTACGGCTACGTCGCCGAAGCCCTGCGCCGCGGTGCCGACGGCTACGTGCTCAAGAGCAGCCCCAGCACCTTGCTGCTCGAAGGCATTCGCGCAGTGGCGATGGGCAAGGCGTTCATCGATCCGGCGCTACAGTCGGAGGTGCTGCGCATGGTGCAAAGCGGTGGCCCGCGCTCGGCGCCGAAAGACCTGTCGGCGCGCGAGATCGAGGTACTGCGCTTGGTGGCGGAGGGCCTCAGCAACGAAGAAATCGCCCAGCGCACACAGCAATCGTTGGAGACGGTGAAGCTGCGGATGCGGCGCGCGTTCCAAAAGCTGGGCGCCACCGACCGCACCCATGCGGTGGCGCTGGCGTTGCGGCAAAACTTGATTCAGTGA
- a CDS encoding prepilin-type N-terminal cleavage/methylation domain-containing protein — protein MRLTATFNSSRGHAGFTLTEVLVATTLTLVAMSGFLSFNRYQLLTLRNQANQIDVQTTARNVVDLFAREVRRAGMNPNCDIANFSGIADARSYSIRVQADLNNSGQHLGPNEDLTYTYNYSAKTVQRIDNNNWSNTDTLLSDVDLSGSSIRYFDGSGTELVPTSGSLSATDRSAIRRVRLQLSLRSQAADPLNGAAPSAQVATDVDLRNRFFIASTKCPGS, from the coding sequence ATGCGCCTGACAGCAACATTCAACAGCAGCCGCGGCCACGCCGGTTTCACGCTCACCGAGGTGCTCGTTGCCACGACACTGACGCTGGTTGCCATGAGCGGATTCCTCTCGTTTAACCGCTACCAGCTGCTGACCCTACGCAATCAGGCCAATCAGATCGATGTCCAGACTACGGCGCGCAACGTGGTCGACCTCTTTGCGCGTGAAGTCCGCCGTGCCGGGATGAATCCCAACTGCGACATCGCCAATTTCAGCGGCATCGCCGACGCCCGCAGCTACTCGATCCGCGTCCAGGCCGACCTCAACAATAGCGGCCAACACCTCGGTCCGAACGAGGACCTGACCTACACTTACAACTACTCCGCGAAAACGGTGCAGCGCATCGACAACAACAATTGGTCGAACACGGACACGCTGCTCTCGGACGTGGATCTGAGCGGCTCAAGCATCCGCTACTTCGACGGCAGCGGAACCGAGTTGGTCCCGACCTCGGGCTCGCTCAGCGCCACCGACCGCTCCGCCATCCGCCGCGTTCGCTTACAGCTGAGTTTGCGGAGCCAGGCCGCCGATCCGCTAAACGGCGCAGCCCCGTCCGCGCAAGTCGCCACCGACGTTGACCTGCGCAATCGCTTCTTTATTGCCTCCACCAAGTGCCCGGGGAGTTGA